In Armatimonadota bacterium, the following proteins share a genomic window:
- a CDS encoding dehydrogenase, producing MAEKVTLAIVGCGGIAGAHRDGLRKLWEAGIRDFEVIATVDIDRSRAEKMAEQVAQFQGKRPTPYQQLDEMLQTEKNLDAVDICSLHRNHHTLAIPCFEAGKHVTIEKPLALTLKAGRQMLAAAQKAGTVFQVAENYRRAPEHRAIHWAIRQGDIGEFRMIFWLDVGERLWYWTWREHRMDAGGGWVLDGGVHFADLFRYHVGEVDTVAARAHAFHPYRYGKPNTLEDPIPVDVEDTMMATLTFENGAMGQWTSVSAAPGKGFSQRVLYGEHGCIDFGSGLKTRSGREESLQEMVARFRKAIGEDGWEQMFPRGVTDTIATELWEFVQAVQGKMRVEIDGVEGYKDEAICMAVYESSWLNGSTVVVADVEAGAIANYQRDLDEAIGL from the coding sequence ATGGCAGAGAAGGTGACGCTGGCAATCGTGGGATGTGGGGGTATCGCGGGCGCGCACCGCGATGGGCTGCGCAAACTGTGGGAGGCAGGCATCCGCGATTTCGAGGTTATCGCGACGGTGGATATCGACCGCTCCCGCGCCGAGAAGATGGCGGAGCAGGTGGCACAGTTTCAGGGCAAACGCCCCACGCCCTATCAACAGTTGGACGAGATGCTGCAAACCGAGAAGAATCTGGATGCGGTGGACATCTGCTCGCTCCACCGCAATCATCATACGCTGGCGATACCCTGCTTCGAGGCAGGCAAGCACGTGACCATCGAGAAACCGCTTGCGCTCACACTAAAGGCGGGACGGCAGATGCTGGCGGCAGCACAGAAGGCGGGAACGGTGTTTCAGGTGGCGGAGAACTATCGCCGCGCTCCCGAGCACCGCGCCATCCACTGGGCAATACGGCAGGGCGACATCGGCGAGTTTCGTATGATATTCTGGCTGGACGTGGGCGAGCGGTTGTGGTACTGGACGTGGCGCGAGCACCGTATGGACGCGGGCGGTGGTTGGGTGCTGGACGGCGGGGTACACTTTGCCGACCTGTTCCGCTACCATGTAGGCGAGGTGGATACCGTCGCTGCGCGCGCTCACGCCTTCCATCCCTATCGCTACGGCAAGCCCAACACGCTGGAAGACCCCATCCCTGTGGACGTAGAAGATACCATGATGGCGACGCTCACCTTCGAAAACGGTGCAATGGGGCAGTGGACCTCCGTTTCTGCAGCGCCGGGCAAAGGCTTTAGCCAGCGCGTGCTGTACGGCGAGCACGGCTGCATCGATTTCGGCAGTGGTCTGAAGACTCGCTCCGGGCGCGAGGAGAGCCTGCAGGAGATGGTGGCTCGCTTCCGCAAAGCGATTGGCGAGGATGGTTGGGAACAGATGTTCCCGCGCGGTGTCACCGACACCATCGCCACCGAGCTGTGGGAGTTTGTCCAGGCAGTGCAGGGCAAGATGCGAGTGGAGATTGATGGCGTGGAGGGCTACAAGGACGAAGCCATCTGCATGGCGGTGTATGAGTCCAGCTGGCTGAACGGCAGCACGGTGGTTGTCGCCGACGTGGAGGCGGGAGCAATTGCCAACTATCAGCGCGACCTGGACGAGGCGATAGGATTGTAG
- the mnmA gene encoding tRNA-specific 2-thiouridylase MnmA produces the protein MANKPLVAVAMSGGVDSSVAAALLVKQGYEVVGITLQIWQESQTDPRHSGCCSLGAVVDARRVAKMLGIPHYVLNFRQQFAQTVIADFIEEYRRGRTPNPCVQCNRYVKFDAFLRKADELGAQYIATGHYARIQYDEKSERWLLLKAVNREKDQSYVLFPMTQAQLARTLFPLGNLPSKTETRALARELGLPVADKPDSQEICFVAESGGYRAFLQSRVPDTVRPGEIHDVHGNVLGRHPGIAFFTIGQRRRLGLSGHQQPLYVVDIDPQNNVVIVGPEQYLYCRRFLVENVNWIAVHRLTKPLAVQARIRYNMPEASATIFPTDVPACVEVEFESPQRAVTPGQAAVFYCGDVVVGGGTISKRLE, from the coding sequence ATGGCGAACAAGCCTCTGGTTGCCGTGGCGATGAGCGGCGGCGTGGACAGCTCGGTGGCGGCGGCTCTGCTGGTGAAGCAGGGCTACGAGGTGGTGGGCATCACCCTGCAAATCTGGCAGGAGAGCCAGACCGACCCGCGTCACAGCGGTTGTTGCTCGCTGGGGGCGGTGGTGGACGCGCGTCGCGTGGCGAAAATGCTGGGCATCCCGCACTACGTGCTCAACTTCCGCCAGCAGTTCGCGCAGACGGTCATCGCCGACTTCATCGAGGAGTACCGCCGCGGGCGCACCCCTAACCCCTGCGTGCAGTGCAACCGTTACGTGAAGTTCGACGCCTTCCTGCGCAAGGCGGACGAGCTGGGTGCACAGTACATCGCCACCGGACACTACGCGCGTATCCAGTACGACGAGAAGAGCGAACGGTGGCTGCTGCTGAAGGCAGTGAACCGCGAGAAGGACCAGTCGTACGTGCTTTTCCCGATGACGCAGGCGCAGCTGGCGCGTACCCTGTTTCCCCTCGGCAACCTGCCCAGTAAGACCGAGACACGTGCGTTAGCCAGGGAGCTCGGTTTGCCCGTCGCCGACAAGCCCGATAGCCAGGAGATTTGCTTCGTCGCCGAGTCGGGAGGCTACCGTGCCTTCTTGCAGAGCCGCGTACCCGACACCGTACGCCCGGGCGAGATACATGACGTGCACGGCAACGTATTGGGTAGACATCCGGGCATTGCTTTTTTCACCATCGGGCAGCGGCGCAGGTTAGGGCTTTCGGGGCATCAGCAGCCGCTGTATGTGGTGGATATTGACCCGCAGAACAATGTGGTCATTGTTGGTCCCGAGCAATATCTCTACTGCCGACGGTTTCTGGTAGAGAACGTCAACTGGATAGCCGTGCACAGGTTGACAAAGCCACTTGCAGTGCAGGCAAGGATTCGCTATAATATGCCTGAAGCATCTGCAACCATCTTCCCAACGGACGTGCCTGCGTGTGTAGAGGTGGAGTTTGAGTCGCCCCAGCGGGCGGTTACACCGGGGCAAGCGGCAGTGTTTTATTGCGGTGACGTAGTAGTGGGTGGCGGCACGATTTCGAAGCGATTGGAGTAA
- a CDS encoding DNA polymerase III subunit delta': protein MSLPVFFSQIVGHQTALRLLRRAVVTGDVAHAYLLTGMAGVGKHSVAHAFAAALACLNPTPEGEACGECESCRRLIRESHPEIHTIAPYSEQTLIWQLWDGHSVPREAKAHQVGVIGRTINFAPTFGKRIVYILTRAETLTEAAANSLLKTVEEPPPYVVFLLLAPMPEDVIETIRSRCQWVPLHPVDTDLIREWLVVQHNVDPQLAYRCALIAQGCPGWAWSLATQPQALKLWDALADLAHAITEAPSPAPALQLAERLRSLATVDISEEGDPSTETASKGKTPTRGALLLAMDALCAWFRDALWIACGGDPSGITYQGDEERLHRAAGSLGVQGLMRALDTVLDIRRAVEGNANIQLATEVLMMRLLAL, encoded by the coding sequence ATGAGTCTACCGGTGTTTTTTTCGCAAATCGTCGGACACCAGACGGCACTGCGCCTGTTACGCCGTGCGGTGGTCACGGGCGATGTGGCGCACGCTTACCTCCTCACGGGCATGGCGGGGGTGGGCAAACACAGCGTGGCACATGCCTTCGCTGCCGCGCTTGCCTGCCTGAATCCGACGCCAGAGGGAGAAGCGTGTGGGGAGTGTGAGAGCTGCCGTCGCCTGATACGCGAGTCGCATCCTGAAATCCATACCATTGCTCCCTACTCGGAGCAGACGCTGATATGGCAGCTGTGGGATGGGCATAGCGTCCCCCGCGAGGCAAAAGCGCATCAGGTGGGCGTTATCGGGCGCACGATAAACTTTGCGCCCACCTTCGGCAAACGCATCGTGTATATCCTCACGCGCGCGGAAACGCTCACCGAAGCCGCCGCCAACAGCCTGCTGAAAACGGTGGAAGAACCGCCGCCGTATGTCGTCTTTCTGCTGCTCGCGCCGATGCCGGAAGATGTGATAGAGACCATCCGCTCGCGCTGTCAGTGGGTCCCGCTCCACCCTGTGGACACCGATCTCATCCGCGAGTGGCTGGTAGTTCAGCACAACGTAGACCCCCAGCTGGCTTATCGGTGTGCGCTCATTGCACAGGGTTGTCCCGGCTGGGCGTGGTCACTGGCGACGCAGCCACAAGCGTTGAAGCTGTGGGATGCGCTGGCGGACCTGGCGCATGCGATTACCGAAGCCCCCTCTCCTGCTCCCGCACTGCAGCTCGCGGAGCGGCTACGCTCGCTGGCGACGGTGGACATTTCAGAGGAAGGCGACCCTTCCACAGAGACCGCGAGCAAGGGCAAAACCCCCACGCGCGGGGCGCTGTTGCTGGCGATGGACGCGCTGTGCGCCTGGTTCCGCGATGCGTTATGGATAGCGTGTGGAGGAGACCCCAGCGGTATCACCTATCAGGGCGATGAAGAGCGATTGCACCGCGCTGCCGGTAGCCTGGGCGTGCAGGGGTTGATGCGTGCGCTGGATACGGTGCTGGACATCCGCCGCGCGGTGGAAGGCAACGCGAATATACAGCTGGCAACCGAAGTGCTCATGATGCGTCTGCTTGCCCTATAG
- a CDS encoding FAD-binding molybdopterin dehydrogenase — translation MKAFVYHQPRSVADAVRLLAQQGSMAIAGGQDILGAMKDGLFEPQHLVNLKSLPDLSQIKESSAGLQIGALVTLTEIAEHPVIQRDYTALAEAAQSVATPQIRNVGTIGGNLCQRPRCWYFRDPHVHCLKKGGDRCYAVRGDNRYHAIISPGPCYIVHPSDCAPALIALGARVTIAGARGTRTVPLKDFFQMPDKNLKSENILRPGELVTVITVPKPKAGTRSTYVKVREKDSFDWALVSAAVALQIEGGVCRGASVVLGGVAPVPYDSAAAAKVLIGKPITEQIAAAAGRASVEQAAPLEGNAYKVPLAEAVVKRAVLAAAGLRA, via the coding sequence ATGAAGGCTTTTGTATATCACCAACCGAGGAGCGTAGCGGATGCGGTGCGCCTGCTGGCGCAGCAGGGTAGTATGGCGATAGCAGGCGGGCAGGACATTTTAGGCGCAATGAAGGACGGCTTGTTCGAACCGCAGCACCTGGTGAACTTGAAGAGCCTGCCCGACCTCAGCCAAATTAAGGAGAGCAGTGCGGGGTTGCAAATCGGCGCGCTGGTGACGCTTACCGAAATCGCCGAGCATCCCGTCATCCAGCGTGATTACACCGCGCTGGCGGAGGCGGCGCAGTCCGTAGCCACTCCGCAAATCCGCAATGTGGGCACGATTGGCGGCAACCTGTGTCAACGTCCACGTTGCTGGTACTTTCGCGACCCGCATGTGCACTGCCTGAAGAAGGGCGGTGACCGGTGTTACGCAGTGCGCGGCGACAACCGCTACCACGCCATCATCAGCCCCGGTCCCTGCTACATCGTGCATCCCAGCGATTGTGCGCCCGCGCTGATAGCGCTGGGGGCAAGGGTGACCATCGCGGGAGCGAGGGGCACGCGCACGGTGCCGCTGAAAGACTTCTTCCAGATGCCCGATAAGAACCTGAAAAGCGAGAACATCCTGAGGCCGGGCGAGCTGGTGACAGTCATCACCGTCCCCAAGCCGAAGGCAGGTACGCGCAGCACCTATGTGAAGGTGCGCGAGAAGGACTCGTTCGACTGGGCGCTGGTGTCGGCGGCGGTGGCGTTGCAGATAGAGGGCGGTGTGTGCCGCGGGGCGTCGGTAGTGTTGGGTGGTGTGGCTCCTGTGCCATACGACAGCGCGGCGGCGGCGAAGGTGCTGATAGGCAAGCCCATCACTGAACAAATCGCTGCAGCTGCAGGCAGGGCATCGGTAGAGCAGGCAGCGCCGCTGGAAGGGAACGCTTACAAGGTTCCTCTGGCAGAGGCGGTAGTGAAGCGAGCGGTGCTAGCGGCGGCTGGCTTGCGGGCTTAA
- a CDS encoding dehydrogenase, producing MQQKRNLSRRQFLKSTGAAVITASAFGWNYAWAQGSDRIRVGLIGCGGRGTGAARDAANAAEGVEIWALGDLFQDRLDNCRKSLANLGDKMKVTDDRCFVGFDAYKRVIDSGVDYVLLATPPGFRPIHFRAAVEAGKHVFMEKPVAVCPEGVRMVIETARLAEQKKLGVVAGTQYRHHQGYIETIKRIHGGSVGKVVAAYAYYLTGGLWKWDRQPGMSDIEWQIRNWLYFTWLSGDHIVEQFVHNIDVMNWVMGSPPERCIGMGGRQVRTDPAYGHIYDHFAIEYVYPNGARVAAMCRQMDGCLNRVTNQVIGTEGQAKLEGFDTFWLRGKENWRWEGRVNPYVQEHADLIASVRAGKPINEGVQVAESTLTAIMGRMAAYTGQEVTWDFALKESKLNLVRNVTAFGEMPVDEVAMPGKTPLV from the coding sequence ATGCAGCAGAAGCGAAACTTGTCTCGGAGGCAGTTCCTGAAAAGCACCGGAGCCGCGGTGATTACTGCCAGTGCGTTCGGCTGGAACTATGCCTGGGCGCAGGGCAGTGACCGTATCCGTGTGGGGCTGATTGGCTGTGGCGGACGCGGTACCGGTGCCGCGCGCGACGCAGCGAACGCAGCGGAAGGAGTGGAAATCTGGGCGCTGGGCGACCTCTTCCAGGACAGGCTGGACAACTGCCGCAAGTCACTCGCAAACCTGGGCGACAAGATGAAGGTGACCGACGACCGCTGCTTCGTGGGCTTCGATGCCTACAAGCGAGTGATTGACAGTGGGGTGGATTATGTGCTACTCGCCACGCCGCCCGGCTTCCGACCGATTCATTTCCGCGCGGCAGTGGAGGCTGGCAAGCACGTGTTTATGGAAAAACCGGTCGCCGTCTGTCCTGAAGGTGTGCGCATGGTGATCGAAACTGCCAGATTGGCGGAGCAGAAGAAACTGGGTGTAGTGGCAGGCACACAGTATCGCCATCATCAGGGGTATATCGAGACCATCAAGCGCATTCACGGCGGTTCCGTCGGCAAGGTGGTGGCGGCGTACGCCTACTATCTCACCGGTGGTTTGTGGAAGTGGGACCGCCAGCCCGGCATGAGCGACATCGAGTGGCAAATCCGCAACTGGCTGTATTTCACCTGGCTCTCTGGCGACCACATCGTGGAGCAGTTCGTGCACAACATCGACGTGATGAACTGGGTGATGGGCTCGCCGCCGGAGCGGTGTATTGGTATGGGGGGAAGGCAGGTACGTACCGATCCCGCGTACGGTCACATCTACGACCACTTCGCCATCGAATACGTCTATCCCAACGGCGCACGGGTGGCCGCCATGTGCCGACAGATGGACGGTTGCCTGAACCGCGTGACGAATCAGGTAATCGGCACCGAGGGGCAGGCAAAGCTAGAGGGATTCGACACCTTCTGGCTGCGCGGCAAGGAGAACTGGCGCTGGGAGGGACGTGTTAATCCCTACGTGCAGGAGCACGCCGACCTGATAGCCAGCGTGCGTGCGGGCAAGCCCATCAACGAAGGGGTGCAGGTCGCGGAAAGCACCCTCACTGCCATCATGGGACGCATGGCAGCATACACTGGACAGGAGGTCACCTGGGACTTCGCGCTGAAGGAGTCCAAGTTGAATCTGGTGCGCAACGTCACCGCCTTCGGCGAGATGCCGGTGGATGAGGTTGCTATGCCGGGCAAAACGCCGCTGGTGTAG
- a CDS encoding oxidoreductase, giving the protein MAERRRTGKDLTRRDFLKTSLGAGTVALASGVLGWNYAWAQGSDRIRVGVIGCGGRGTGAARDAANAAPNVEIWALGDLFQDRAEGAFNNLQNLGDRFKVTRERVFWGFDNYRKVIDSGVDMVILATPPGFRPIHFQAAVEAGKHVFMEKPVAVCPTGVRMVLEAANLAKQKGLGVVAGTQRRHQKGYIETIRRIHDGAIGKIVAAQCYWNQGGLWKWDRQPGMSDIEWQIRNWLYFTWLSGDHIVEQHIHNLDVINWVLQAYPVKCVGMGGRQARTDPAYGHIYDHFAIEYEYPGGVRVLSMCRQIDGCANRVGEYVIGTEGVSDPAGWIRGKIQWRNEGGNNPYVQEHTDLINSIREGKPLNEGEQVALSTLTAIMGRMAAYTGQEVTWDFVLKESKLNLVKNLTEFGEMPVDPVAIPGKTPLV; this is encoded by the coding sequence ATGGCTGAACGTCGTCGAACCGGTAAGGATCTCACACGTAGAGACTTTCTCAAAACGTCGCTGGGTGCGGGCACGGTGGCGCTGGCATCGGGTGTGCTGGGCTGGAACTATGCCTGGGCGCAGGGCAGCGACCGCATCCGCGTAGGCGTTATCGGCTGTGGAGGGCGCGGCACAGGAGCCGCTCGTGATGCGGCAAACGCTGCGCCAAACGTGGAAATCTGGGCACTGGGCGACCTGTTCCAGGACCGGGCGGAAGGCGCGTTCAATAACTTGCAAAACCTCGGTGACCGCTTCAAGGTGACCAGAGAGCGCGTCTTCTGGGGCTTCGACAACTACCGCAAAGTGATCGATAGCGGTGTGGACATGGTGATTCTCGCCACGCCGCCCGGCTTCCGACCGATTCACTTTCAGGCAGCGGTGGAGGCGGGCAAGCACGTGTTCATGGAGAAGCCCGTCGCAGTATGCCCCACCGGGGTGCGCATGGTGCTGGAGGCGGCGAACCTGGCGAAGCAAAAGGGGCTGGGCGTCGTCGCAGGCACGCAGCGCAGGCACCAGAAAGGCTACATCGAAACCATCAGGCGCATTCACGACGGCGCAATCGGCAAAATCGTGGCGGCGCAGTGCTACTGGAACCAGGGCGGTCTGTGGAAGTGGGACCGCCAGCCGGGCATGAGTGACATCGAGTGGCAAATCCGCAACTGGCTGTATTTCACCTGGCTTTCCGGTGACCACATCGTGGAGCAGCACATCCACAACCTGGATGTCATCAACTGGGTGCTGCAGGCATACCCTGTGAAGTGCGTGGGCATGGGTGGAAGGCAGGCGCGCACCGACCCGGCTTACGGTCACATCTACGACCACTTCGCCATCGAGTACGAGTACCCGGGCGGCGTGCGCGTGCTGAGCATGTGCCGCCAGATAGACGGCTGCGCCAACCGCGTTGGCGAGTACGTTATCGGTACGGAGGGGGTCTCTGACCCGGCAGGCTGGATTCGCGGTAAGATTCAGTGGCGCAACGAGGGCGGCAACAATCCCTATGTGCAAGAGCATACCGACCTCATCAACAGCATCCGTGAAGGCAAACCGCTGAATGAGGGCGAACAGGTCGCGCTCAGCACGCTGACCGCCATCATGGGGCGGATGGCGGCGTACACCGGGCAGGAGGTCACTTGGGACTTCGTGCTCAAGGAGTCCAAACTGAATCTGGTCAAGAATCTGACCGAGTTTGGGGAGATGCCCGTAGACCCGGTGGCGATTCCGGGCAAAACGCCGCTGGTATAG